One stretch of Branchiostoma floridae strain S238N-H82 unplaced genomic scaffold, Bfl_VNyyK Sc7u5tJ_408, whole genome shotgun sequence DNA includes these proteins:
- the LOC118408791 gene encoding univin-like — MRVGVLFFVTVVTTLLTGGLVSGEAGPDPRIAKLESAMLRALGMTHRPRPRRGATVPRHMLELYGRQEKLRAQPAGQPSDCQFPDVTVPGNIVRNFKGKYHDTVDLSPTACSSQGVTYSVSAVAAEEFVRSAELRVHVPDDPRVWSAAQAYTVSVYRVLRPAEVGSADNLELLQAHVITPFDRDDVKAFNIVSAVQRWQRRGEDNHGLLVSVEAVPAEDGTRLDSCPHFSLTDMELFVISTDMQQCRSRDKRSARAVDSPSGPGNICKRRKLYIRFKDVGWDDWIIAPQGYMAYHCSGECPFPLNEHLNGTNHAVIQTLVNSLTPDSVPPACCAPTKWSSISMLYFDNNGDVVLRQYEDMVVDGCGCR; from the exons ATGAGAGTTGGAGTTCTCTTTTTCGTCACCGTAGTGACGACTCTCCTGACGGGAGGGTTGGTGAGCGGTGAAGCTGGCCCAGACCCGAGGATAGCCAAGCTGGAGTCGGCGATGCTGCGTGCCCTGGGGATGACGCACAGACCGCGGCCCCGGAGAGGAGCGACGGTCCCGAGGCACATGCTGGAGCTGTACGGGCGGCAGGAGAAGCTGCGGGCCCAGCCGGCGGGACAGCCGTCAGACTGTCAGTTCCCAGACGTCACCGTACCGGGAAACATCGTCAGGAACTTCAAGGGCAAAT ATCACGACACCGTCGACCTTTCCCCGACGGCCTGCTCCAGTCAGGGCGTGACGTACTCCGTGTCTGCCGTCGCCGCGGAGGAGTTCGTCCGTTCCGCCGAGCTCAGGGTGCACGTCCCCGACGACCCGCGGGTTTGGTCCGCGGCTCAGGCGTACACCGTCAGCGTCTACCGTGTGCTGCGGCCCGCTGAAGTCGGCAGCGCGGACAACTTGGAGCTGCTGCAGGCCCACGTCATCACGCCTTTCGACAGAGACGACGTGAAGGCCTTCAACATCGTGAGCGCCGTGCAACGCTGGCAGAGACGGGGTGAGGACAACCACGGCCTGCTGGTGTCGGTGGAGGCGGTGCCGGCAGAGGACGGTACCAGGCTAGACTCCTGCCCACACTTCAGCCTGACAGACATGGAACTGTTCGTCATCTCCACGGACATGCAGCAGTGCAGGAGCCGGGACAAGCGGTCCGCACGGGCGGTAGACTCCCCCAGCGGTCCCGGCAACATCTGCAAACGGAGGAAGCTGTACATCAGGTTCAAGGACGTCGGCTGGGACGACTGGATCATCGCTCCTCAGGGCTACATGGCGTACCACTGCAGCGGTGAGTGCCCCTTCCCGCTCAACGAGCACTTGAACGGCACCAACCACGCCGTCATACAGACGCTGGTGAACTCTCTCACCCCCGACTCGGTACCCCCGGCCTGCTGTGCGCCGACCAAGTGGTCGTCCATCTCCATGTTGTACTTCGACAACAACGGAGACGTCGTCTTGAGACAGTACGAGGACATGGTCGTAGACGGCTGCGGCTGTaggtga
- the LOC118408792 gene encoding left-right determination factor 1-like: protein MKPVLVCALFSCVLASALAFSADHVRRALLDRLGGENFPTLTVSKRDVEVPAHIRAKYESMLKLHQALHQAPASRRRKREASLATLLRTVHKNPGIVGDVVYTETTRLTFHFNVAERLTEETVLKSAELRVFKRLPNFSHHKRLRAHPRAVNAARVSVYQVLATGEEGSANRLLDSRLIPVNGSGWEVFDVSAAVREWQVNPSGNHGLELWIEGAAPGRYPARVAKMVEFATQELPEENERRPELIMYTENSTDASGARNCEDLPSRSNRCCRSENYIDFTDLPFAEQFILEPRGYDAFQCGGGCPKRARWYMHNDPEQLQQTCGVVRTAPLPVMYLVSRGDKTEIEVADFPNMIVEQCACTQ from the exons ATGAAACCTGTTCTAGTTTGTGCGCTGTTCTCGTGTGTTCTGGCCAGCGCCTTGGCGTTCTCGGCGGACCACGTCAGGAGAGCCTTGCTGGACAGGCTCGGGGGCGAGAACTTCCCGACTCTGACCGTGAGCAAGAGGGACGTGGAGGTGCCAGCGCACATCCGAGCCAAGTACGAGTCCATGCTGAAGCTTCACCAGGCCCTACACCAGGCCCCGGCCAGCCGTCGCAGGAAGAGGGAAGCCAGCCTGGCTACTCTGCTCCGCACCGTTCACAAAAATCCAG GAATCGTGGGAGACGTTGTGTACACGGAGACCACCCGGCTCACCTTCCACTTCAACGTGGCCGAGCGGCTGACGGAGGAGACGGTGCTCAAGTCCGCCGAGCTCAGGGTGTTCAAGCGCCTGCCCAACTTCTCTCACCACAAGCGGCTGCGGGCGCACCCTCGTGCCGTCAACGCCGCCCGCGTGTCCGTGTACCAGGTGCTGGCCACGGGGGAGGAGGGGTCCGCTAACAGGCTGCTCGACTCCAG ACTCATCCCCGTGAACGGTTCTGGCTGGGAGGTGTTTGACGTGTCTGCGGCGGTGCGTGAGTGGCAGGTGAACCCCAGCGGGAACCACGGGCTGGAGCTGTGGATCGAGGGGGCCGCCCCCGGCAGGTACCCGGCACGCGTCGCCAAGATGGTCGAGTTCGCCACCCAGGAGCTTCCCGAGGAGAACGAGCGCCGGCCCGAGCTCATCATGTACACCGAGAACTCGACTGACGCCAG TGGTGCACGCAACTGTGAGGACCTTCCCAGCAGAAGCAACCGCTGCTGTCGCTCCGAGAACTACATCGACTTCACCGACCTGCCGTTCGCCGAGCAGTTCATCCTGGAGCCCCGCGGCTACGACGCCTTCCAGTGCGGCGGCGGCTGCCCGAAGCGCGCGCGGTGGTACATGCACAACGACCCCGAGCAGCTGCAGCAGACGTGCGGGGTGGTGAGGACGGCACCCCTCCCCGTCATGTACCTCGTCAGCAGGGGCGACAAGACGGAGATAGAGGTAGCAGACTTTCCCAACATGATCGTAGAACAGTGTGCGTGCACACAGTAA